The following proteins come from a genomic window of Pseudomonas sp. MAG733B:
- a CDS encoding amino acid ABC transporter ATP-binding protein yields MAHMSEELVIEALDIHKSFGELEILKGISLQVKRGEVVVLIGASGSGKTTFIRCINLLEDIQSGQIRVAGQPMGYRTRADGSLVRDSERNIARQRRDIGMVFQRFNLFPHMTALENIIEAPIQVLGVSRAAALEQARALLTRVGLAEKADHYPSMLSGGQQQRVAIARALAMKPQAMLFDEPTSALDPETVGEVLQVMKELAEEGMTMVVVTHEMGFAREVADRVVVLDQGELIEQGPPEQIFSQPKHARTRAFLSRVL; encoded by the coding sequence ATGGCGCACATGAGTGAAGAACTGGTCATCGAAGCGCTGGATATCCACAAGTCGTTTGGTGAGCTTGAGATTCTCAAGGGCATTTCCCTGCAAGTGAAACGCGGTGAAGTGGTGGTGCTGATCGGTGCGTCGGGCTCCGGTAAAACCACGTTTATCCGCTGTATCAATTTGCTGGAGGACATCCAGTCGGGGCAGATCCGCGTCGCGGGTCAGCCGATGGGCTATCGCACCCGGGCCGATGGCAGCCTGGTCCGGGATTCGGAGCGCAACATTGCTCGCCAGCGTCGGGACATCGGCATGGTGTTCCAGCGATTCAATTTGTTCCCGCATATGACGGCTCTGGAAAACATCATCGAGGCGCCCATCCAGGTGCTGGGTGTTTCGCGCGCGGCGGCGCTGGAGCAAGCGCGGGCGCTGCTCACGCGGGTGGGGCTGGCGGAAAAGGCCGATCATTACCCGTCGATGTTGTCCGGTGGCCAGCAGCAGCGGGTGGCCATCGCCCGGGCATTGGCCATGAAACCCCAGGCCATGCTGTTCGATGAGCCCACCAGCGCCCTTGACCCCGAGACGGTGGGGGAAGTGCTGCAAGTCATGAAGGAGCTGGCCGAGGAGGGCATGACCATGGTCGTTGTCACCCATGAAATGGGGTTTGCCCGTGAGGTGGCTGATCGGGTGGTGGTGCTCGATCAGGGCGAACTGATCGAACAGGGGCCGCCTGAGCAGATTTTCAGTCAGCCGAAGCACGCGCGTACCCGCGCCTTTCTCAGTCGAGTGTTGTAA
- a CDS encoding amino acid ABC transporter permease, whose protein sequence is MNFNWDVFWQYLLQPSDVYLTGLWLTCLISVSAMLLGCVLGLIAALMKLSSNPLLQYPVRFYVWLMRGTPLLVQIVFLYTALAAGGIFRFEDLDLGWFIVPGNIQAAIIALGLNEGAYMAEIIRAGIGAVDKGQYEAGRSLGMTFPKLMRRIVLPQAFRVIVPPLGNEFNVMLKNTTLVSVIGVQELLLSTQMVTSATFRVFELYLVVAIYFLALTTLWGFFQRWLETRFGQSDRPAPAASRMFGRNTMKLLRGR, encoded by the coding sequence ATGAATTTCAATTGGGATGTGTTCTGGCAGTACCTGTTGCAGCCCAGCGATGTGTACCTGACGGGGCTCTGGCTGACTTGCCTGATCAGCGTTTCGGCGATGTTGCTCGGTTGTGTGCTGGGGCTGATCGCGGCGTTGATGAAGCTGTCGAGTAACCCGTTGTTGCAATACCCGGTGCGCTTTTATGTCTGGCTGATGCGCGGCACGCCGTTGCTGGTGCAGATCGTGTTTCTGTACACGGCGTTGGCGGCGGGCGGGATTTTCCGCTTTGAAGACCTGGACCTCGGCTGGTTCATCGTGCCGGGCAACATCCAGGCGGCGATCATCGCTCTGGGCCTCAACGAAGGCGCCTACATGGCCGAAATCATTCGGGCCGGCATCGGTGCGGTGGACAAGGGGCAGTACGAAGCCGGGCGGTCCCTGGGCATGACGTTCCCCAAATTGATGCGCCGCATCGTGCTGCCGCAAGCGTTCCGGGTGATCGTGCCGCCGCTGGGCAACGAGTTCAACGTGATGCTGAAAAACACCACGCTGGTCAGCGTGATCGGGGTGCAGGAACTGCTGCTCAGCACGCAAATGGTGACCTCGGCGACCTTCCGCGTGTTCGAGTTGTACCTGGTCGTGGCCATCTACTTCCTGGCGTTGACCACACTCTGGGGCTTTTTCCAGCGCTGGCTGGAGACACGTTTCGGTCAGTCCGATCGCCCGGCACCGGCCGCCAGCCGGATGTTCGGACGCAACACCATGAAACTGTTGAGAGGGCGTTGA